TCAGTCGTTGTGGGCGCCGTTGCCCGAGAGCAGCGGGATGTCGCTGAGGATGTGCGACAGCGGCTCGTCGCCCTTGGCCTGCGTCGAGTTCTCGGTGCACTGCTGGTTCTGCGGCGCCGAGAGGATCGGGATGTCCTGGAGGCCGACGTTGACCAGGCCGACGATGTTCTGGATGTTGGCCTTGGCCGGGAGGCCGATGCAGGGCTTGTTGAGCGAGCCCTGGATGAGCGCCATCTGGGGGCTCATGTTGCCGTACGTCGCGGAGTTGCCGAACGACTGCATGGCGTTGTTGCCGCTCATGGTCTCGGTGCCGTGGTCGTCGCCGATGGCGAGTGCCGTGGGCGCTGCCGCGGCCGACATGCCGACGACGGAAGCCGTGACCGCAGCTGCGGCCATAACCTTCTTGATCACAGGTGTTCCTCTCTGAGTTAGCCCCGTCCTCGGAGCGCCCTGAGCAACTGTCCAAGACGGGATGAGTTGCTGAATTTCACTCCTATGGCCCAATGCGCGGCTTTGTGGGGGGCGTGACCCGACGGACTGTGAATAATCAGACCATTGTTTCGGTGCGGTCTTTTCCGGGGCGGGTCCGTCGTCATGGCGACCACTGATCGATCCGATGGAGTGAATGCGCGGAACCAAACGCGGAGTGGGGAGTTGAGCAGGCCGCAGTAACGTGAGCGTCTGCCCCAGAAAAGGAACCAAAATGCTTAAGAAGGCAATGGCAACGGCCGCAGCCGCAGTTGCCGTGTCCGCCGGTATCGCCACCCCCGCGATGGCCATCGGTGACGACAGCGGAACCCAGTCGATGAGCGGTAACGGCGCCAGCCAGTCGTTCGGCAACTCGGCGACCAAGGGCGACATGAGCCCGCAGCTGTCCCTGGTCCAGGGCTCGCTGAACAAGCCCTGCATCGGTCTCCCGGTCAAGGCCAACATCCAGAACATCGTCGGCCTGGTCAACGTCGGCCTCCAGGACATCCCGATCCTCTCGGCGCCGCAGAACCAGCAGTGCACCGAGAACTCGACGCAGGCCAAGGGCGACGAGCCGCTGTCGCACATCCTCAGCGACATCCCGCTGCTCTCGGGCAACGGCGAGCACAACGGCTGATCTGCCGCACCGCGGTAATTGCTCGGACCGTCCGAATCAC
The sequence above is a segment of the Streptomyces sp. Je 1-369 genome. Coding sequences within it:
- a CDS encoding rodlin, whose product is MLKKAMATAAAAVAVSAGIATPAMAIGDDSGTQSMSGNGASQSFGNSATKGDMSPQLSLVQGSLNKPCIGLPVKANIQNIVGLVNVGLQDIPILSAPQNQQCTENSTQAKGDEPLSHILSDIPLLSGNGEHNG
- a CDS encoding rodlin, with protein sequence MIKKVMAAAAVTASVVGMSAAAAPTALAIGDDHGTETMSGNNAMQSFGNSATYGNMSPQMALIQGSLNKPCIGLPAKANIQNIVGLVNVGLQDIPILSAPQNQQCTENSTQAKGDEPLSHILSDIPLLSGNGAHND